One window from the genome of Hydra vulgaris chromosome 02, alternate assembly HydraT2T_AEP encodes:
- the LOC136076514 gene encoding uncharacterized protein LOC136076514, whose translation MVSTKKKLISILRNLCCCMRSSETKEQHLKNESKDYSTWSNIPSELNDFENLETVDNLESGNSSSMLENLNPITPTDVLAPANCNKVDITNQDLLDTSSENWSQSCFSKISISNISQKNKTRLEAVTIKPIHPLSKSQSFAGFKYRLCELGKLSTSLPNLMQVKDNKFTYYTDNITRKDTLPSEFEMRENKVENNSFELAVEKVKKLIESQHDNIVNLQQQEIEVMNEISRNEAIGYSVINILNKQETLKVEEFLKSISNFLCKVIFLTQRVNRYEIELHDLEEDRSFKKNAIIRKILMLQNEIEEWYQSLQKIGYRRGNHIHLILKKHLNKDDIKTFENYLGTKSDLAWKLAEIQENIEVEKNCYASLQQLALNWKFQN comes from the exons atggtttccaccaaaaaaaaattaatttctattCTAAGAAATCTCTGCTGCTGTATGAGATCATCAGAAACAAAAGAACAACA cttAAAAAACGAAAGTAAAGATTATTCTACTTGGAGTAATATACCTTCTGAACTCaatgattttgaaaatcttgaaaCAGTAGATAATTTAGAAAGTGGCAATTCGTCATCGATGTTGGAAAATCTTAATCCTATAACTCCAACTGATGTTTTAGCTCCAGCCAATTGCAACAAAGTTGATATTACAAACCAGGATTTACTTGATACATCATCCGAAAACTGGAGTCAAAGTTGTTTCAGTAAAATAAGCATATCAAACATTTCTCAAAAGAATAAG ACCAGATTAGAAGCTGTAACCATCAAGCCGATTCATCCTTTATCTAAAAGTCAGTCCTTTGCAGGTTTTAAATACAGACTGTGTGAATTAGGAAAATTAAGTACGTCTTTGCCCAATTTAATGCAagttaaagataataaattcaCATACTATACTGATAATATCACAAGAAAAGATACTTTGCCTTCCGAATTCGAAATG agagaaaacaaagttgaaaataaCTCTTTCGAATTGGCAGTtgaaaaa GTGAAGAAGCTAATTGAAAGCCAACACGATAATATAGTTAACCTACAACAACAAGAAATTGAAGTGATGAATGAAATTAGCAGAAACGAGGCAATAGGATATAGTGTTATCAATATTCTTAATAAAcaagaaactttaaaagttgaagaatttttaaaatcgatAAGCAACTTTTTGTGTAAAGTTATATTTCTCACGCAAAGGGTTAACCGTTATGAAATTGAACTCCATGACCTCGAGGAAgatagaagttttaaaaaa aacgCAATTATCAGAAAAATACTAATGTTACAAAACGAAATAGAGGAATGGTaccaaagtttacaaaaaataggGTATAGACGTGGTAATCACATTCACCTAATACTCAAGAAACATCTTAACAAAGATgacattaaaacatttgaaaactaTCTAGGAACAAAATCTGACCTTGCATGGAAATTAGCTGAAATACAAGAAAAtattgaagttgaaaaaaattgttatgctTCTCTACAGCAACTCGCACTGAATTGgaaatttcaaaactaa